The following proteins come from a genomic window of Synechococcales cyanobacterium T60_A2020_003:
- a CDS encoding cobyrinic acid a,c-diamide synthase, with product MQFPDDSIFGQLPTEAKGWFESLPWQKRRYVLSLCYLLRVASPEAQAEFLDDYTADGLVSRKLEDRDTLQRVAGYLKEYRIPTELNEALLRGYIRQFYVHTAQDARRQPDLYLESALKLVLSTEERNNAFNYVLGFELLRMMFGMSWLQHERLYRLQRNQEEFISTYIKPIQHAHCINSIIVPRDTDTFFAKRTHFVQIPEISEKKLNELVMATFTTDVVTQFGFSIIRHPKSFSFDYDYVFAPEDPIFMP from the coding sequence ATCCAATTCCCAGATGACAGCATTTTTGGACAGCTACCGACGGAAGCCAAAGGCTGGTTTGAAAGTTTGCCTTGGCAAAAACGGCGGTACGTCTTGTCGCTGTGCTATTTACTGAGGGTCGCTTCTCCAGAGGCTCAAGCCGAATTCCTAGATGATTACACGGCAGATGGCTTGGTCTCTCGGAAGTTGGAAGATCGGGATACGCTGCAACGGGTGGCTGGGTATCTCAAAGAGTATCGGATTCCAACAGAGCTCAATGAAGCCTTGCTTCGAGGCTATATTCGCCAGTTCTACGTTCATACGGCGCAAGATGCGCGACGACAGCCCGATCTGTACTTGGAATCAGCCCTCAAACTGGTACTCAGCACCGAAGAACGCAATAACGCATTCAATTACGTTTTAGGGTTCGAGCTGCTCCGCATGATGTTTGGGATGAGTTGGTTGCAGCATGAGCGCCTTTACCGCCTCCAGCGCAATCAAGAGGAGTTCATCAGCACCTACATCAAACCGATTCAGCATGCCCACTGTATCAACAGCATCATTGTGCCGCGAGATACCGATACGTTTTTCGCGAAACGCACCCATTTTGTGCAAATTCCCGAGATTTCTGAGAAGAAGTTAAATGAGTTAGTCATGGCAACGTTTACCACCGATGTTGTGACTCAATTTGGCTTTTCAATCATTCGCCATCCCAAATCGTTTAGCTTCGACTACGATTACGTTTTTGCCCCCGAAGACCCGATTTTTATGCCGTAG